In one window of Vibrio sp. DW001 DNA:
- a CDS encoding extracellular solute-binding protein, whose protein sequence is MTFKLRTLATVALTSAMIPALAQADTLRLLTWGGYAPDEVIDMFEKETGIDVKVTTSNNEDMISKLRATGGSGFDLAQPSQDRIAGAQAEFNIYKPIDLSKIDAKQFIPSMLESTQAITSVDNSVYGVPHIWGTSGLVVNTKKASDISDYTDLCNADYQGKVSYRLKRPTLIGFAFAMGEDPFAAYADQAQYQKILDKVEAKLVECKGNVKTYWSGSDALMNLLRTEEIVASMAWDAGGWKLNQENTDIEYIAPSSGALGWVDTFTLPRKTKNEAAAYQWINFVMRPEIAAKITESAGNFTASQGSDEFVNEDAKARFQKSFPKAAIDNIKWYPAVPAGLEEMEGMTLDRIKASN, encoded by the coding sequence ATGACATTTAAACTACGCACACTTGCTACCGTTGCATTGACCAGCGCAATGATTCCTGCTTTAGCACAAGCGGACACTCTACGACTACTAACTTGGGGAGGTTATGCCCCCGATGAAGTGATCGATATGTTTGAAAAAGAGACAGGTATAGACGTCAAGGTTACGACCTCTAATAATGAAGACATGATTTCCAAACTTCGTGCCACCGGTGGTTCTGGTTTCGATCTGGCTCAGCCATCTCAAGACCGAATTGCAGGTGCGCAAGCTGAATTCAATATCTACAAACCGATCGATTTATCCAAAATCGATGCCAAGCAGTTCATTCCTTCAATGCTGGAATCGACTCAAGCAATCACCAGTGTAGACAACAGTGTATACGGTGTTCCTCACATTTGGGGCACCAGTGGACTTGTAGTCAACACAAAAAAAGCATCCGACATCTCTGACTACACCGACCTATGTAATGCCGATTACCAAGGTAAGGTCAGCTACCGTCTTAAACGTCCTACCCTGATTGGTTTCGCTTTTGCTATGGGTGAAGACCCGTTTGCAGCCTATGCCGATCAAGCTCAATATCAGAAAATATTGGATAAAGTCGAAGCCAAACTTGTTGAGTGTAAAGGCAATGTCAAAACCTACTGGAGTGGTTCTGACGCACTCATGAACCTGCTGCGAACCGAAGAGATTGTGGCCAGTATGGCGTGGGATGCCGGCGGTTGGAAACTCAATCAAGAAAATACAGATATCGAGTATATCGCGCCTTCATCAGGAGCATTGGGGTGGGTTGATACCTTCACACTGCCACGTAAAACGAAAAACGAAGCGGCGGCTTATCAATGGATTAATTTTGTAATGCGTCCGGAAATTGCTGCTAAAATCACAGAATCTGCGGGTAACTTTACGGCATCTCAAGGTAGTGATGAGTTTGTAAATGAAGACGCAAAAGCGCGATTCCAAAAGAGCTTCCCTAAAGCGGCCATTGACAACATTAAGTGGTACCCAGCCGTACCAGCCGGACTTGAAGAAATGGAAGGCATGACCCTAGATCGAATCAAAGCCTCAAATTAA
- a CDS encoding ABC transporter ATP-binding protein: MPQPDYILQCHELGKQFEQFTAVHNLELNIHAGEFFSILGPSGCGKTTLLRMLAGFESPSHGRIVLNSHDVTDTPPNKRPLNMVFQHLALFPNMSVADNVAFGLKQRGENSNQIKVKVKDILQRVDLQGSGTKQTHQLSGGQKQRVALARSLVLEPKVLLLDEPLGALDLKLREQMKIELKHLQKAFGTTFIYITHDQSEALMMSDRIAVMNAGRFEQIGTPSELYMRPSTPFVAEFVGENNTVVTKVVDMTSSTLSVVSQNNVTLSLPRSCCQTALKTNQTVKIYLRPEALTISDNPNDGEPLSGKLKELLFDGAASGAIVSTNLGDLRLSITPNQLNDLQLKQRTERSEDIAVELRWAPSQAIALGISE; this comes from the coding sequence ATGCCCCAGCCCGATTACATTCTACAATGCCATGAGTTAGGAAAGCAGTTTGAGCAATTCACAGCTGTGCACAACCTAGAACTGAACATTCACGCCGGTGAGTTTTTTTCAATACTTGGTCCGTCAGGATGCGGTAAAACAACGCTACTGCGTATGTTAGCGGGGTTTGAGTCCCCAAGCCACGGCCGCATTGTACTCAATTCACACGATGTAACAGACACACCGCCAAACAAACGACCACTTAACATGGTGTTTCAACATCTTGCGCTGTTTCCCAACATGAGCGTTGCCGATAACGTTGCGTTTGGATTAAAACAACGTGGTGAGAACAGCAACCAAATTAAGGTCAAGGTAAAAGACATTCTTCAACGAGTGGATCTTCAAGGAAGCGGAACTAAGCAAACTCATCAATTGTCCGGTGGACAGAAACAACGCGTAGCATTAGCACGTTCATTGGTGTTAGAACCAAAAGTCCTACTATTGGACGAGCCGTTAGGCGCATTAGATCTAAAACTTCGCGAGCAGATGAAAATTGAGCTCAAACACCTGCAAAAAGCGTTTGGCACGACGTTTATTTACATCACTCACGATCAGAGTGAAGCTTTGATGATGTCGGATCGGATTGCGGTTATGAACGCAGGCCGCTTTGAGCAAATCGGAACGCCGAGTGAGTTGTACATGCGACCATCTACACCTTTCGTCGCAGAGTTTGTAGGCGAAAACAATACCGTTGTTACCAAAGTCGTAGACATGACATCATCCACCTTGTCCGTTGTCAGTCAGAACAATGTGACGCTTTCATTACCACGCTCTTGCTGTCAAACCGCACTCAAAACCAACCAAACCGTTAAGATATATCTCCGACCTGAAGCACTCACTATAAGCGACAATCCCAACGATGGTGAACCCTTGTCAGGCAAGCTCAAAGAATTATTGTTTGATGGTGCAGCCAGTGGCGCGATTGTTTCCACCAATCTTGGCGATCTTAGGTTGTCTATTACCCCAAATCAACTGAACGACCTGCAGTTAAAACAACGCACAGAACGATCTGAAGATATCGCTGTGGAACTGAGGTGGGCCCCTAGCCAGGCCATAGCGTTAGGAATATCCGAATGA
- the rsuA gene encoding 16S rRNA pseudouridine(516) synthase RsuA yields MRLDKFLCDALGATRKEATKIIKSGSVTVNDIVIKSGAHKLKETCVVEWQNRVITVHGPRYIMLFKPEGYVCSHEDGFNPTAFVLLDEVKMENLHFAGRLDVDTTGLVLITDDGKWSHRITSPKHKCEKTYRVWLADPVLDDYVSAFAEGIELRSEPEPTLPATLEVIDTNEVLLTIVEGKYHQVKRMFAALGNKVEALHRERIGAIELDADLEPGEYRYLTEEEVGSVWSK; encoded by the coding sequence ATGCGGTTAGATAAATTTTTGTGTGATGCATTAGGTGCGACACGTAAAGAAGCGACAAAAATCATTAAAAGCGGCAGTGTAACGGTTAATGACATCGTGATAAAAAGTGGCGCACATAAACTAAAAGAGACCTGTGTTGTCGAATGGCAAAACAGGGTAATCACTGTTCATGGGCCTAGATATATCATGCTATTTAAGCCTGAGGGTTATGTATGCTCTCATGAAGATGGTTTCAACCCTACGGCGTTTGTTTTATTAGATGAAGTCAAGATGGAGAACCTGCACTTTGCTGGTCGACTAGATGTCGACACCACGGGCTTAGTGCTTATTACCGATGACGGAAAATGGTCACATCGGATTACTTCCCCTAAACATAAGTGCGAAAAAACGTACAGAGTTTGGTTAGCTGATCCAGTTTTAGATGATTACGTGTCGGCATTTGCAGAAGGTATCGAGTTAAGAAGTGAACCTGAACCGACACTACCAGCGACCTTAGAGGTTATCGATACCAATGAGGTCTTGTTGACGATTGTAGAAGGTAAGTATCATCAAGTTAAACGGATGTTTGCCGCGCTTGGAAATAAAGTTGAAGCGCTTCATCGAGAACGCATAGGTGCAATTGAATTGGATGCTGATTTAGAGCCCGGCGAATATCGTTATTTGACAGAAGAAGAAGTGGGTTCTGTCTGGAGCAAGTAA
- a CDS encoding ABC transporter permease — MSKKWTLALFLTPAIVWLLMLIVIPHLQLVELAFSNRGDGWTVKHFNNFFQHSIYWNTFVRTAWMSILATVFTLLLAFPVAYYIAKVATGANKLILLMVCILPFWLSELIRAYGWMIILRESGLLSNALMWMGLTEQRIEFLYNDYTIIMGLVYNGLLFMVVPLVSALDSLDDSHIEAAFDLGASRWIALKDIVIPHALPGIVSGCIIVFMLSLGNYLIPNLMGGKDSLWFTEQIFTQFITRFNWEQGSALGLLLLLLSSVMVWIGLKISGQSLQSTVGR; from the coding sequence ATGAGTAAAAAATGGACACTCGCTTTGTTCCTTACTCCCGCTATCGTATGGCTATTAATGCTGATCGTGATTCCACATCTTCAGTTAGTCGAATTAGCGTTCTCCAATAGAGGCGATGGATGGACTGTTAAGCACTTTAACAACTTTTTTCAACACAGCATCTATTGGAACACCTTTGTTCGAACCGCTTGGATGTCAATCTTGGCAACGGTGTTTACTTTACTACTTGCCTTTCCAGTGGCTTATTACATTGCGAAAGTGGCGACCGGAGCCAATAAACTCATTTTATTAATGGTGTGTATCTTGCCATTTTGGCTCAGCGAATTGATTCGTGCCTATGGTTGGATGATTATTCTACGTGAATCAGGATTGTTGAGTAATGCCCTGATGTGGATGGGTTTAACCGAACAACGCATTGAATTTTTGTACAATGACTACACCATCATCATGGGGCTCGTCTACAACGGGCTGTTATTTATGGTGGTACCTCTAGTCAGTGCGCTAGACAGTTTAGACGATAGTCACATTGAAGCGGCTTTCGATCTTGGGGCCAGTCGTTGGATAGCTTTAAAAGATATCGTAATTCCTCATGCTCTTCCCGGCATTGTTTCAGGATGTATTATTGTCTTTATGCTCAGCTTAGGAAACTACCTTATACCCAATCTCATGGGGGGCAAAGACAGTCTATGGTTCACCGAGCAAATTTTTACTCAGTTCATTACGCGTTTTAATTGGGAACAAGGTTCAGCATTGGGGTTACTGTTACTGCTGTTGTCATCGGTCATGGTGTGGATAGGATTGAAGATAAGTGGTCAGTCTTTACAGTCCACTGTAGGACGCTAG
- a CDS encoding ABC transporter permease subunit, whose translation MIPSVPFNTSRKKIYQCFIAIFFVFLLLPLVVVVVFSFHDATYPSLPWKGASTVWYVGDSSPYVGLFNDKNLLSSVLTSVQVALGVTLVSTLLGLSNAHLLVRFQFRYKELLSVLMLVPLVIPGVILGVSILVTSSTMANWVDDVWAWEWEWARPGLVLVVLGQAAFITSITTLVLLARYRRFDPSLEEAALNLGATPLRAFKAVTLPFLRPTLVSTAIVGFLMSFENFNTTLMLVGSDSPLTVEMFQRVREGTTPVVNAVSVALMLGSTVLAGLYTWFQYKAQQTKF comes from the coding sequence ATGATCCCTTCAGTACCATTTAACACTTCAAGAAAGAAAATTTATCAGTGTTTTATCGCAATATTTTTTGTCTTTTTGCTGCTGCCTTTGGTGGTGGTGGTGGTGTTTTCCTTTCACGATGCCACTTACCCATCACTGCCATGGAAGGGCGCGAGTACCGTTTGGTATGTGGGTGATAGCTCACCCTATGTAGGACTTTTTAACGACAAAAACTTGTTGTCTAGCGTACTCACAAGTGTTCAGGTCGCTTTGGGGGTGACCCTAGTGTCAACACTTTTAGGGCTCAGCAATGCACACTTACTGGTTCGATTTCAATTCCGCTACAAAGAGCTTCTGTCCGTATTGATGTTGGTCCCCTTAGTGATCCCCGGTGTCATTTTGGGCGTCTCTATTTTGGTGACGTCCAGTACGATGGCGAATTGGGTTGATGACGTTTGGGCATGGGAGTGGGAATGGGCGAGGCCCGGATTAGTTTTGGTTGTATTAGGTCAGGCCGCGTTCATCACTTCAATCACTACGCTCGTTTTATTGGCTCGTTATCGACGATTTGACCCAAGTTTAGAAGAAGCAGCGCTCAATTTGGGTGCGACACCATTAAGAGCATTTAAGGCGGTCACTTTACCGTTTTTACGCCCAACATTGGTGAGTACGGCTATCGTCGGATTTTTAATGTCCTTCGAAAATTTTAATACCACCTTGATGCTAGTGGGTTCCGATTCACCATTAACGGTCGAAATGTTCCAACGAGTACGAGAAGGCACGACCCCGGTGGTCAATGCAGTCTCAGTGGCTTTAATGCTTGGATCTACCGTGCTTGCTGGTTTGTATACGTGGTTTCAATACAAAGCCCAGCAAACGAAGTTCTGA
- a CDS encoding DUF2804 domain-containing protein has protein sequence MFTTIPAPPSLIKQDGQPIFGQFDGAPLILGVEHFHYTTEMDKRSRKWAKYFHYKQFQFTSIMTENYVIGLAIADIRYATTAFCYLYDIKEDKLSEITWTNPLGMASTITTSPSNGITTLDGEPIKFDIQQQQWRVMINCNAIHANLSLIPLLESLPLSMCTPTGYSGWTYTQKHNALSVTGQLSIDGKTISLEHALASYDFSAGYMRRETSWRWASINTTLDQVKLGLNLAAGVNETGDGENAVWIDGSRHFLGPVHFEFDRSNQEKPWRIYSRDGQVNLTFNVLNKRSEKLNLWLLKSNFRQFIGYFNGTIIDSSGNTYELVNCLGLTEDHFARW, from the coding sequence ATGTTTACTACTATTCCTGCTCCGCCATCGCTTATCAAACAAGATGGACAGCCGATATTTGGTCAGTTTGATGGTGCCCCTTTAATACTTGGAGTAGAGCACTTCCACTACACCACGGAAATGGATAAAAGGTCGAGAAAATGGGCCAAATACTTTCATTATAAGCAGTTTCAATTTACCAGTATTATGACGGAAAATTATGTCATTGGTTTGGCTATCGCGGATATTCGCTATGCGACAACCGCCTTCTGTTATCTTTACGATATTAAAGAGGATAAATTATCAGAGATAACCTGGACTAACCCACTTGGTATGGCTTCTACGATTACAACATCACCTAGCAATGGCATCACAACACTTGATGGTGAACCGATAAAGTTCGACATTCAACAACAACAGTGGCGGGTGATGATCAACTGTAACGCTATTCACGCAAACCTATCTCTTATTCCCCTTTTAGAGAGCTTACCTTTGTCGATGTGTACACCAACGGGTTATTCCGGTTGGACTTACACTCAAAAACACAATGCACTATCTGTGACTGGGCAGCTTAGTATTGATGGTAAAACGATCAGTTTGGAACACGCGCTCGCTAGCTACGATTTTTCGGCAGGTTACATGAGAAGAGAAACCAGTTGGCGCTGGGCGAGCATCAATACAACGTTGGACCAAGTTAAGTTGGGGCTTAATTTAGCCGCGGGCGTGAATGAAACAGGTGATGGTGAAAATGCGGTATGGATTGACGGCTCACGTCATTTTCTTGGGCCTGTTCACTTTGAATTCGACCGCAGCAACCAAGAGAAGCCTTGGCGAATCTACTCACGTGATGGGCAAGTTAACTTAACGTTCAATGTGCTCAATAAACGCAGTGAAAAGCTCAATCTATGGCTACTAAAGAGCAATTTTCGTCAGTTTATCGGTTATTTCAATGGGACGATAATAGATTCGTCGGGTAATACGTATGAACTCGTTAATTGTCTAGGTTTAACTGAAGACCATTTTGCACGCTGGTAA
- a CDS encoding SAM-dependent methyltransferase, whose translation MPIYNSAEFDLFLQTCNDAFNEQQLQRLVLSKYNGDKADLKRITIRPLSLKEQPLLSFLHEYKTHHITKNLTIEESLAFWQSELGHHFFNAHLVTDEWEVQLSVSKKGKVLMKKYPNKNKTLQKIKMAPHDRTKNRFVEQNRPYLHELGVTDIKGNIIPAMSRKWKQINKFIEVLSHAIDSTGLDKHDKVHIADFGSGKAYLTFAVHDYFIDKLQVKTEVTGVELRQNLVDLCNTTAQKLALEGIKFEQGDVQHFKAQGINIMIALHACDIATDYAIHMGIRTNAEIIMCSPCCHKQIRPQMKSPKLLAPLLQHGIHLGQEAEMVTDGLRALLLEANGYDTKVFEFISLEHTSKNKMILAQKRKKPIDNTIILEQVKSIKEFYGIQEHCLESLLLY comes from the coding sequence ATGCCAATCTACAATTCCGCTGAATTTGACCTGTTTTTACAAACCTGCAATGACGCATTCAATGAGCAACAACTGCAACGGTTAGTACTGTCAAAATACAATGGTGATAAAGCAGATCTAAAACGCATAACCATTCGACCACTCTCATTAAAAGAGCAACCATTACTTTCTTTTTTACACGAATATAAAACCCATCACATCACCAAAAACTTAACCATTGAAGAATCACTGGCCTTTTGGCAATCCGAGTTAGGTCACCACTTTTTTAACGCGCACTTAGTAACGGATGAATGGGAAGTACAATTAAGTGTGAGTAAAAAAGGAAAAGTGTTAATGAAAAAGTACCCGAACAAAAATAAAACACTTCAAAAAATAAAAATGGCACCTCACGATCGCACGAAAAATCGCTTCGTAGAACAAAACCGACCTTATCTACATGAGCTTGGTGTAACTGATATCAAAGGAAATATTATTCCTGCGATGTCGCGCAAATGGAAACAGATCAATAAATTTATTGAAGTATTGTCACACGCTATTGATAGCACCGGACTTGATAAACATGACAAAGTACATATTGCCGACTTTGGATCAGGTAAAGCTTACTTGACCTTCGCTGTGCATGATTATTTTATTGATAAGCTACAAGTAAAAACAGAAGTGACGGGTGTAGAACTACGTCAAAATCTGGTTGATTTATGTAACACGACGGCACAGAAGTTAGCGTTAGAGGGCATTAAATTTGAGCAGGGTGATGTGCAACACTTTAAAGCACAAGGTATTAATATCATGATAGCGCTGCATGCTTGCGATATTGCCACCGATTACGCTATCCACATGGGTATTCGAACCAATGCAGAAATTATTATGTGTTCACCTTGTTGCCATAAACAAATACGTCCACAAATGAAATCTCCAAAATTATTAGCGCCACTTTTACAGCATGGTATTCACCTTGGTCAAGAAGCAGAAATGGTTACAGATGGATTGCGTGCGTTGTTGTTGGAAGCCAACGGATACGATACAAAAGTATTTGAGTTTATTTCACTCGAGCACACGAGCAAAAATAAAATGATATTGGCGCAAAAACGCAAAAAACCAATCGATAACACCATCATACTTGAGCAAGTAAAGTCTATTAAAGAATTTTACGGTATTCAGGAGCACTGCTTAGAAAGCCTGCTCCTATATTAA
- a CDS encoding sterol desaturase family protein — MDISFLIDHPEWLLLVLAPVFLLCMLAEYYLGQKSGRLPENANYHLNEVLCNFILAGMHQLSDLVTGLLIVNLYIWLFGWRMFDIDMNLASFGLLMVLQDFFYYWFHRGSHRIRWMWAAHVVHHSSERMNFSTAFRQSLMYPFAGMWLFWVPLVLIGFEPSWVIFAVLLNLSLQFFVHTQWVRTLGPLEHVFNTPSHHRVHHGVNAQYIDKNYAGVLIVWDKLFGSFEPEHEPVRYGISKPIKSFNPWTVTFTEWRNMFVDGFSSSKSLRQKVRVFFWPPSN; from the coding sequence ATGGACATCTCATTTTTAATTGATCACCCTGAATGGCTTCTTCTTGTCTTAGCACCGGTATTTCTATTGTGCATGTTGGCCGAGTACTATTTAGGTCAAAAATCGGGTCGCTTACCCGAGAACGCTAACTATCATCTCAATGAAGTGCTATGCAATTTTATATTAGCAGGGATGCACCAACTGAGTGATTTAGTGACTGGTCTCTTAATCGTTAATCTCTATATTTGGCTTTTTGGCTGGAGGATGTTTGATATTGACATGAACCTGGCCAGTTTCGGTTTACTTATGGTGCTGCAAGATTTCTTCTATTACTGGTTTCATAGGGGGAGCCACCGTATTCGCTGGATGTGGGCGGCGCATGTTGTTCATCATAGCTCTGAACGGATGAACTTTAGCACTGCGTTTCGCCAGAGCTTAATGTACCCTTTCGCAGGCATGTGGTTGTTTTGGGTACCATTAGTGCTGATCGGTTTCGAGCCCAGTTGGGTTATCTTTGCGGTACTGCTTAACCTTAGTTTGCAGTTCTTTGTCCATACGCAGTGGGTACGTACTTTAGGTCCTTTGGAGCATGTGTTTAATACACCTTCTCATCACCGTGTTCACCACGGTGTTAACGCTCAATATATCGATAAAAACTACGCAGGCGTGCTCATTGTGTGGGACAAATTATTTGGTTCTTTTGAACCAGAACACGAGCCGGTTCGTTATGGGATATCCAAACCCATCAAGAGTTTTAACCCATGGACGGTCACCTTTACTGAGTGGAGAAATATGTTCGTTGACGGTTTTTCTTCGTCAAAATCACTCAGACAAAAGGTGAGGGTGTTCTTTTGGCCACCCTCTAACTGA
- the rplY gene encoding 50S ribosomal protein L25 produces MKFETVVRTELGKSASRRLRLTGQFPAIVYGGEAAPVSIALLHSDVIHQMDKPEFYEAITLVIDGAEVKVKPQDVQRHAFKPKVEHMDFIRI; encoded by the coding sequence ATGAAATTTGAAACAGTAGTACGTACTGAACTAGGTAAGAGTGCGAGCCGCCGCCTACGTTTAACTGGCCAATTCCCAGCTATCGTTTATGGTGGTGAAGCAGCTCCAGTTTCTATCGCACTTCTACATTCTGATGTGATTCATCAAATGGACAAGCCTGAGTTCTACGAAGCCATCACTCTAGTGATCGACGGCGCAGAAGTTAAGGTTAAACCGCAAGACGTTCAACGTCACGCGTTTAAGCCAAAAGTTGAGCACATGGACTTTATCCGTATCTAA
- a CDS encoding DEAD/DEAH box helicase: MYKLRPYQTDSVKAVIHYFRKHTSPAVIVLPTGAGKSLVIAELARIAKGRVLVLAHVKELVEQNHAKYESYGEKGAVFSAGLGRKETNQPVVFASVQSVVRNLDAFANQFSLLVIDECHRVPDEKSSSYQKVISHVTELNPGIKVLGLTATPYRLGMGWIYQYHTRGQVRSEEPRFFRDCIFELPIRYLLDEQFLTPARMIDAPVLSYDFSALKPTSLGRYKESELDMVIESAKRATPQIVNQIIQMSADRQGMMIFAATVRHAQEILSLLPPDQSDIVIGDTPTLDRDRIIQSFKNREIQFLVNVSVLTTGFDAPHVDLIAILRPTESVSLYQQIIGRGLRLSEGKTDCLVLDYAGNNYDLYQPEVGNPQPDPNSDIVTIPCPACGFNNNFWGKLDSNGFLLEHYGRRCQGYLEEEDGSREHCGYRFRAKYCHECGADNDIAARICHECDATLVDPDKKLKEALNLKDALVFECRDMQLNVLKDSSGKNQLKVTYVGDNNAQVHEFWSLSTKKRKEAFYKQFVRPHLADRHRPFNENSPTRVVANQHRFRLPLFVIARKSGRFWKMRDKIFEDEMREK; encoded by the coding sequence ATGTATAAACTTCGGCCCTACCAAACGGATTCAGTCAAAGCCGTTATTCACTATTTTAGAAAGCACACGAGCCCTGCCGTCATCGTCCTACCGACAGGCGCGGGTAAGAGCCTTGTCATTGCGGAATTAGCTCGTATCGCTAAAGGACGAGTACTTGTGCTCGCCCATGTAAAAGAGCTGGTTGAGCAAAACCATGCTAAATACGAAAGCTATGGCGAAAAAGGCGCTGTTTTTTCTGCCGGATTAGGCAGAAAAGAGACCAACCAACCGGTTGTCTTCGCCTCTGTTCAATCGGTAGTGCGCAATCTTGATGCATTTGCGAACCAGTTTTCATTATTGGTTATCGATGAGTGCCACCGCGTACCAGATGAAAAAAGTAGCAGCTACCAAAAAGTCATCAGCCATGTAACCGAACTAAACCCTGGTATTAAAGTGTTGGGCTTAACGGCTACGCCGTATCGCTTAGGCATGGGTTGGATATATCAATACCATACCAGAGGGCAAGTTCGCAGCGAAGAACCGCGCTTCTTTAGAGACTGTATTTTCGAACTTCCCATTCGATACCTGTTAGATGAACAGTTTCTTACACCCGCAAGGATGATCGATGCCCCTGTGCTCAGCTATGATTTTTCGGCGCTAAAACCCACCAGCCTCGGAAGGTATAAAGAGTCTGAATTAGATATGGTAATAGAAAGCGCCAAAAGAGCGACGCCGCAGATTGTTAACCAAATCATCCAAATGAGCGCGGATCGTCAAGGAATGATGATATTTGCGGCAACGGTTCGTCACGCTCAAGAGATCCTCTCTCTGTTGCCACCAGACCAATCAGACATAGTGATCGGTGATACTCCAACACTCGATCGTGACCGCATTATCCAAAGCTTTAAAAATAGAGAGATCCAATTCTTAGTCAATGTATCGGTGCTAACCACCGGTTTTGATGCCCCCCATGTGGACCTAATCGCTATCCTTCGGCCAACAGAATCTGTGAGCTTATATCAACAAATTATTGGGCGAGGATTAAGATTATCGGAAGGCAAAACAGACTGCCTTGTTTTGGATTATGCAGGTAATAACTACGATCTCTATCAACCAGAGGTCGGTAACCCACAACCCGACCCTAATAGTGACATTGTCACTATTCCCTGCCCTGCTTGCGGCTTTAATAACAACTTTTGGGGCAAATTGGACAGCAACGGGTTCTTGCTTGAGCATTATGGTCGACGCTGCCAAGGTTACCTTGAAGAAGAGGACGGAAGCCGAGAACATTGTGGTTATCGGTTTAGAGCCAAATATTGCCACGAATGCGGTGCCGATAACGACATCGCTGCACGCATTTGCCACGAATGTGATGCGACCCTTGTTGACCCAGACAAAAAACTAAAAGAAGCCCTCAATCTAAAGGATGCTTTGGTGTTTGAATGTAGGGATATGCAATTAAACGTATTAAAAGACAGCAGCGGTAAGAATCAATTAAAGGTGACATACGTTGGCGACAACAACGCGCAAGTACATGAATTTTGGTCGCTAAGCACCAAAAAGAGAAAAGAAGCGTTTTACAAGCAATTTGTCAGACCTCATTTAGCTGACCGTCATCGACCTTTTAATGAGAACTCTCCAACGCGAGTGGTCGCCAATCAACATCGCTTTCGTTTGCCTCTTTTTGTCATCGCTAGAAAGTCTGGTCGTTTCTGGAAAATGCGAGATAAAATATTTGAAGACGAGATGAGAGAAAAATAG